The following proteins come from a genomic window of Micromonospora zamorensis:
- a CDS encoding glycosyltransferase, producing MSNRLLQLARSATPPGASTLIINDWPGNDRQPESVALPPELRLVTLSAAGGGGRFRRWAHRQSRPLRVLRALRQAGIPTGDLTGLCLPVGLWNLSTWTVLRLTLRCPLTVDVLERHDPAQFRHGRLTPYFIRHRWHSFLAKRLADRVITISTTLQRRFARPNRATLVVPPQVDCADYGQPAPSSLQGGLRLLYAGTAGSKDHLAAVLDAIRRLPETDRQRVRLTIAGMTQEQAAAMSDLDDKAVADLSDQLVFLGRVSRDRVLAELRAAHFSVLIRPPGGYAEAGFPSKVPESLAAGCPVLLNHTSDLATYISDGREGIVLAGPGADDVREGLRRALALDDAQWWQMSHCARERASAFDYRAWAPTVSAFVTGGATVRSGQDHAGGQPTVAPRPSGE from the coding sequence ATGTCGAACCGACTGCTCCAGTTGGCCCGCTCCGCTACCCCTCCAGGTGCGTCAACCCTGATCATCAATGACTGGCCCGGGAACGACCGCCAGCCGGAGTCGGTCGCCCTGCCACCCGAACTGCGACTGGTCACGCTCTCCGCTGCCGGCGGAGGCGGCCGATTTCGTCGATGGGCGCACCGCCAGAGCCGCCCTCTGCGCGTGCTCAGGGCCCTGCGACAAGCGGGGATACCCACCGGTGATCTCACCGGGCTCTGCCTCCCAGTGGGGTTGTGGAACCTGAGCACCTGGACCGTCCTGCGGCTGACGCTGCGCTGCCCTTTGACGGTTGACGTGCTCGAACGGCACGACCCGGCACAGTTTCGCCACGGGCGATTGACGCCCTACTTCATCCGGCACCGGTGGCACTCGTTTCTCGCCAAGCGGTTGGCGGATCGGGTCATCACGATCTCCACGACGCTGCAACGACGCTTCGCGCGGCCGAATCGCGCCACCCTGGTCGTTCCGCCCCAGGTCGACTGCGCCGACTACGGCCAGCCGGCCCCGTCGTCACTGCAGGGCGGTCTGCGGTTGCTGTACGCCGGCACCGCGGGGTCCAAGGATCATCTCGCGGCCGTGCTGGACGCCATCCGTCGGCTGCCGGAGACGGATCGCCAACGGGTGCGGCTGACCATAGCCGGAATGACCCAGGAGCAGGCCGCTGCCATGTCCGACCTGGACGACAAGGCGGTGGCGGACCTCAGCGATCAACTCGTCTTCCTGGGCAGGGTGTCGCGCGACCGGGTTCTCGCCGAACTGCGCGCGGCGCACTTCTCGGTGCTGATCCGGCCACCTGGGGGCTACGCGGAGGCGGGCTTTCCGTCGAAGGTTCCAGAGAGCCTGGCCGCCGGCTGCCCGGTTCTACTCAACCACACCAGTGACCTGGCGACGTACATCAGCGATGGCCGAGAAGGCATCGTGCTCGCGGGTCCGGGCGCCGACGACGTCCGGGAGGGTCTCAGGCGCGCACTCGCCCTGGATGACGCGCAGTGGTGGCAGATGAGCCACTGCGCCCGGGAACGGGCCTCAGCGTTCGACTACCGCGCCTGGGCACCCACGGTCAGCGCGTTCGTGACTGGTGGCGCCACTGTCCGGAGCGGTCAGGACCACGCGGGCGGCCAACCGACCGTCGCTCCACGACCGAGCGGTGAGTGA
- a CDS encoding glycosyltransferase family 4 protein: MRRVLDSALSEQYEFVRMHQVGGNGGLNVPLLRQWTRLLRRVRPDLVHVRGLQNEGFHGVLAARMAGCPRILVTVHGTVRDLKHGGRTWRRAMLAHGAEPSTLRMASHFATVCEYAAGRTFLRAYEDKFVGVIPNGVPLPADVDADARNSRRADLGLAHDDVVMIAVARLNWDKGFGVLADALRRLPPQAGPRVLLVAGDGPDRAGITQALAGVPGTEVRLLGNRLDVPDLLSAADVFVFPTLHENLSNALLEAMAHALPVVASAVGGNVEVLRQGGGHLVRAGDPEAFAGALGPLLSDAAERRHVGETGRKVVQDAYSLPVMLRSLDGVYRRILEGAV, from the coding sequence GTGCGGCGAGTGCTGGACTCGGCGTTGAGTGAGCAGTACGAGTTCGTCCGCATGCATCAGGTCGGCGGCAACGGTGGCCTCAACGTGCCCCTGTTGCGTCAATGGACCCGACTCCTGCGACGGGTACGTCCCGACCTGGTGCACGTGCGCGGCCTGCAGAACGAGGGATTTCACGGGGTGCTCGCCGCCCGGATGGCCGGCTGCCCCCGGATCCTGGTCACCGTGCACGGCACCGTGCGGGACCTGAAACACGGCGGCCGCACGTGGCGTCGCGCGATGCTGGCCCACGGAGCTGAGCCGTCCACTCTGCGGATGGCCAGCCACTTCGCCACCGTGTGTGAGTATGCCGCGGGCCGGACTTTCCTGCGGGCGTACGAGGACAAGTTCGTCGGCGTAATTCCCAACGGGGTTCCGCTACCTGCCGATGTCGATGCCGATGCGAGGAACAGCCGGCGCGCCGACCTCGGCCTGGCCCACGACGACGTGGTCATGATCGCGGTAGCGCGGTTGAACTGGGACAAGGGATTCGGGGTCCTGGCGGACGCGCTGCGCCGACTGCCGCCCCAGGCTGGCCCGCGGGTCCTGCTGGTCGCCGGCGACGGACCGGACCGGGCCGGGATCACCCAGGCCCTTGCCGGCGTGCCCGGTACCGAGGTACGGCTGCTCGGCAATCGGCTCGATGTGCCGGACCTTCTCTCTGCCGCTGACGTTTTCGTCTTCCCCACCCTGCACGAGAACCTGTCCAATGCCTTGTTGGAGGCAATGGCGCACGCGCTGCCCGTCGTGGCCTCGGCCGTTGGTGGCAACGTCGAGGTGCTCCGCCAGGGCGGTGGTCACCTCGTCAGGGCCGGGGATCCGGAGGCGTTCGCCGGAGCCCTCGGGCCGTTGCTCTCCGACGCTGCCGAACGTCGACACGTGGGGGAGACCGGCCGCAAGGTGGTGCAGGACGCATACAGCCTGCCGGTCATGCTCCGGTCTCTCGATGGCGTCTATCGGCGCATCCTGGAAGGAGCAGTGTGA
- a CDS encoding glycosyltransferase → MTDEPHPHVLLLGFTVADDLFQHIVARDVVLPTQTHTFAWALVESVRATGCPVRLLSAAPASTFPRNRQISFRSGRFEQDGVQGEMLGFVNLLGLKHVTRFLAAVRAGSRALRQHGDDVLLIHGVHTPFLWFGALVAWRGSAQVVPILTDPPGVVLPDDGRIVRALRRLDHSLVRMALRRCSGVVVLTAALAEDFAPSLPRLVMEGICNPPAAQASASEPAGSLDADGPRVASRGPAAGFRDVVYAGGLTRAYGVDRLVEAFRGMDDPDLRLFLFGRGELEEWLRTQAKADPRIAPPELLDRGGLVRRLALASVLVNPRPVDQSFVRYSFPSKLIEYLSTGIPVVTTRLPGIPADYDPYLCFAESDTAKDLRDALLRVLAMSPAERGALGSAGAVFVRQTRGPAAQGARIRSFLVELMTATHSHGRVPTEKGELPQHPFGRR, encoded by the coding sequence GTGACCGACGAGCCGCATCCCCACGTACTGCTGCTGGGCTTCACCGTTGCGGATGACCTCTTCCAGCACATCGTGGCGCGAGACGTCGTCCTGCCCACCCAGACCCACACGTTCGCATGGGCCCTGGTCGAGAGCGTTCGCGCGACAGGATGCCCGGTACGACTGCTCTCCGCGGCTCCCGCGTCGACCTTCCCACGGAATCGGCAAATCAGCTTCAGGTCAGGGCGGTTCGAGCAGGACGGCGTGCAGGGAGAGATGCTGGGTTTCGTCAATCTGCTCGGCCTGAAACACGTGACGCGGTTCTTGGCGGCCGTACGTGCAGGTTCGCGCGCGTTACGCCAGCACGGCGACGACGTCCTGCTGATCCACGGCGTCCACACGCCCTTCCTGTGGTTCGGTGCCCTGGTCGCATGGCGGGGCTCCGCACAGGTTGTACCGATCCTGACCGATCCCCCCGGGGTGGTGCTCCCCGATGACGGTCGGATCGTGCGGGCGCTCCGCCGGCTGGATCACTCGTTGGTCCGCATGGCGCTGCGTCGGTGTTCCGGCGTTGTGGTGCTCACCGCCGCGCTTGCCGAGGATTTCGCGCCTTCGCTTCCGCGTCTTGTCATGGAGGGAATCTGCAACCCGCCGGCTGCCCAGGCATCAGCGTCTGAACCGGCTGGTTCGCTCGACGCGGACGGGCCCCGGGTGGCGAGTCGAGGGCCGGCAGCTGGCTTCCGGGACGTGGTGTATGCCGGCGGGCTCACTCGGGCCTACGGCGTTGACCGCCTGGTCGAGGCGTTCCGCGGCATGGACGATCCCGATCTGCGTCTGTTCCTGTTCGGTCGGGGAGAGCTGGAGGAATGGCTGCGGACGCAGGCGAAGGCAGATCCCCGTATAGCCCCACCCGAATTGCTTGACCGCGGTGGGTTGGTGCGGCGCCTCGCTCTCGCCTCGGTTCTGGTGAATCCGAGGCCGGTGGATCAATCGTTCGTCCGATACTCGTTTCCGTCGAAGCTCATCGAGTACCTGTCCACCGGCATTCCGGTTGTGACCACCAGGCTGCCCGGCATCCCGGCCGACTACGATCCGTATCTCTGCTTTGCTGAGTCCGACACGGCCAAGGATCTGCGCGACGCCCTGCTCCGGGTGCTCGCCATGTCTCCTGCTGAGAGGGGCGCTCTCGGCAGTGCCGGAGCCGTGTTCGTACGACAGACGCGGGGGCCTGCGGCGCAGGGCGCGCGGATTCGGTCATTCCTGGTCGAACTGATGACCGCTACCCACAGTCATGGCCGTGTGCCGACGGAGAAGGGTGAGCTACCGCAGCACCCGTTCGGGCGGCGCTGA
- a CDS encoding SDR family NAD(P)-dependent oxidoreductase, whose product MTFATTGRRVLITGGTGSFGQTMVRRLLDRGVGEVRVLSRDEAKQDAMRRLLGDERARYYVGDVRDYDSVLKASRGIDYIFHAAALKQVPSCEFFPLEAVRTNVLGSSNVVEAAERNGVGSVVVLSTDKAVYPVNAMGMSKAMMEKVAQAHARNNPNSATTVSCVRYGNVMYSRGSVIPLFIEQIKAGRAPTVTAPEMTRFLMSLADSVELVEHAFQHARPGDIFIRKAAACTVGDLAEALCQMFDVPSKLDVIGVRHGEKQAETLASREELAHAEDFGDFLRVPLDGRDLNYALYVSEGGLGDGRTEDFNSSNAPQLGVPEIIELLKTLPEVRAELALRDPVLAC is encoded by the coding sequence ATGACTTTCGCGACCACCGGACGCCGCGTACTCATCACCGGCGGCACGGGTTCCTTTGGGCAGACGATGGTGCGCCGCCTCCTCGACCGTGGAGTTGGCGAGGTCCGGGTGCTCAGCCGGGACGAGGCCAAGCAGGACGCCATGCGTCGGCTGCTCGGCGACGAGCGGGCCCGTTACTACGTCGGAGACGTGCGGGACTACGACTCGGTGCTCAAGGCCAGCCGGGGCATCGACTACATCTTTCACGCGGCCGCCCTCAAACAGGTGCCCTCGTGCGAGTTCTTCCCGCTTGAGGCGGTCCGGACGAACGTGTTGGGCAGCAGCAATGTCGTCGAGGCTGCCGAGCGCAATGGCGTCGGCTCGGTCGTGGTGCTCAGCACCGACAAGGCTGTATACCCTGTCAACGCGATGGGGATGAGCAAGGCGATGATGGAGAAGGTCGCCCAGGCACACGCTCGGAACAACCCGAACAGCGCCACCACGGTCTCCTGCGTCCGGTACGGCAACGTCATGTACTCCCGTGGCTCGGTGATTCCGCTCTTCATCGAGCAGATCAAGGCGGGCCGGGCACCTACCGTGACCGCCCCGGAGATGACCCGCTTCCTGATGTCGCTGGCCGACTCGGTGGAGCTGGTGGAGCACGCCTTCCAGCACGCCCGGCCCGGCGACATCTTCATCCGCAAGGCCGCCGCCTGCACCGTCGGCGACCTGGCTGAGGCGCTCTGTCAAATGTTCGACGTGCCCTCCAAGCTCGACGTGATCGGCGTACGGCACGGCGAGAAACAGGCTGAGACGCTGGCCAGCCGGGAGGAACTCGCTCACGCCGAGGACTTCGGCGACTTCCTTCGGGTGCCGCTCGACGGCCGTGACCTCAACTACGCGCTCTACGTCTCCGAAGGCGGTCTCGGCGACGGGCGGACCGAGGACTTCAACTCGTCGAACGCGCCACAGCTCGGCGTACCCGAGATCATCGAACTGCTGAAGACGCTGCCCGAGGTGCGCGCGGAGCTGGCGCTGCGGGATCCGGTGCTGGCGTGCTGA
- a CDS encoding NAD-dependent epimerase/dehydratase family protein, whose translation MLRLAVTGAGGFLGWHVRVLLRALGWPEPVVVSRGELADPDLVAAKVDGVDRVLHLAGVNRGEPADVAAGNVLLAAQLAEGLKHCANLPTRVVYANSVQAGNGTAYGDAKATAAQVLADTGVDLDDVSLPNLYGEHGRPYYNSAVATFCRVLAEGGRPEVHADRELSLVHVTDAAARLIGVPAGGSWDPSMPPLRVGVRELAHRLTEIAATYRTGDIPDLLKRHDVRLFNTYRSHCFPAHYPLALPRRADARGELVETVKAHGGAGQTFCSTTLPGITRGEHFHLAKVERFVVLRGSAEISLRRVGDTEVLRFPVSGDKPVLVDMPTMWAHKLVNTGPDELVTMFWTNEIFDPDRPDTWPEAVVAARPAPVAVGA comes from the coding sequence GTGCTGAGGCTCGCCGTCACCGGTGCCGGCGGCTTCCTCGGCTGGCACGTCCGGGTGCTGCTGCGCGCTCTGGGTTGGCCGGAACCGGTCGTGGTGAGCCGGGGCGAACTCGCCGATCCCGACCTGGTCGCGGCGAAGGTGGACGGAGTCGACCGGGTGCTGCACCTGGCCGGCGTGAACCGGGGTGAGCCGGCCGATGTCGCTGCCGGGAACGTCCTGCTCGCCGCGCAGCTCGCGGAGGGACTCAAGCACTGCGCGAACCTGCCGACGCGGGTTGTCTACGCCAATTCGGTGCAGGCCGGCAACGGCACTGCGTACGGCGACGCCAAGGCCACCGCGGCGCAGGTGCTGGCGGATACCGGCGTCGACCTCGATGACGTGTCGCTGCCGAACCTCTACGGCGAGCACGGACGCCCGTACTACAACTCCGCGGTGGCGACGTTCTGTCGGGTGCTCGCGGAGGGCGGCCGGCCGGAGGTGCACGCCGACCGTGAGTTGAGCCTCGTGCACGTCACCGACGCGGCTGCCCGGCTCATCGGTGTGCCGGCCGGCGGTTCATGGGATCCATCCATGCCGCCACTGCGCGTCGGAGTCCGAGAGCTGGCCCATCGGCTCACCGAGATCGCCGCGACGTACCGGACAGGGGACATCCCGGACCTGCTGAAGCGGCATGATGTGCGGCTCTTCAACACATACCGGTCACACTGTTTTCCGGCGCACTACCCCCTGGCGCTGCCCCGCCGCGCGGATGCCCGGGGTGAGCTGGTCGAGACGGTCAAGGCGCACGGCGGTGCCGGCCAGACCTTCTGCTCCACCACGCTGCCCGGGATCACCCGCGGCGAACACTTCCACCTGGCCAAGGTGGAGCGGTTCGTGGTGCTGCGCGGCTCTGCTGAGATCAGCCTGCGGCGAGTGGGCGACACCGAAGTCCTGCGCTTCCCAGTTAGCGGCGACAAGCCGGTGCTCGTGGACATGCCGACGATGTGGGCCCACAAGTTGGTGAACACCGGGCCGGACGAGCTGGTGACGATGTTCTGGACCAACGAGATCTTCGACCCGGACCGACCGGATACCTGGCCTGAGGCGGTGGTGGCGGCCCGACCGGCGCCGGTGGCGGTCGGGGCGTGA
- a CDS encoding glycosyltransferase family 4 protein: MRIGLISQWYPPEGVFIPGNLARQLAGRGHEVKVLTTFPSYPYGRVFPGWQQRWRHRETEGPVMVRRVPAYPSHDTSTVRRALSHLSFGATSAVAGARWLADVDVTYVYHPPPTAVAAAALQRAARRTPIVLHVQDLWPESVTQSGMAPTGRVGRWLERSIGALMRGTYRLADAIVVISPTMAERVVAGGADPDRVRVVWNWTDDALFRPVPVTDEARAVLGHRQRCTVMFAGNLGLLQGIETAIRAAAAASDRMDLVLVGSGAGEDGARRLAADLGADNVRFIGRRPPEQMAELYAAAQWQLLCLRDVPALRAAVPSKLQAALACGVPVIAAAGGDTAALVRSAGVGLVCPPEDWRALAERFVEASDQPAATRQAMADRARQVYRDRMSLRVGVDQFEDILTKVAAQRGRA, translated from the coding sequence GTGAGGATTGGCCTGATCAGCCAGTGGTATCCGCCGGAGGGCGTCTTCATACCGGGTAACCTGGCGCGCCAACTGGCCGGCCGTGGCCACGAGGTCAAGGTCCTCACCACATTCCCGAGCTATCCGTACGGCCGAGTCTTTCCTGGCTGGCAACAGCGCTGGCGGCATCGGGAAACTGAGGGGCCGGTGATGGTCCGGCGTGTGCCCGCCTATCCCAGCCACGACACCTCCACCGTCCGGCGCGCCCTGAGCCACCTCTCCTTCGGAGCCACCAGCGCGGTGGCCGGGGCGCGGTGGCTCGCTGACGTCGACGTCACGTACGTCTACCACCCGCCGCCCACGGCCGTCGCCGCTGCGGCACTCCAGCGTGCGGCCCGCCGAACACCGATCGTGCTTCACGTGCAGGATCTGTGGCCCGAGTCGGTGACGCAGTCCGGGATGGCACCGACCGGCCGGGTCGGGCGATGGCTGGAGCGGTCCATCGGGGCGCTGATGCGCGGGACGTACCGGCTGGCCGATGCCATCGTGGTGATTTCGCCGACGATGGCTGAGCGGGTCGTGGCCGGCGGCGCCGACCCGGACCGGGTGCGGGTGGTCTGGAACTGGACTGACGACGCGCTGTTCCGGCCGGTGCCGGTCACCGACGAGGCGCGCGCGGTGCTCGGTCACCGCCAGCGCTGCACCGTGATGTTCGCGGGCAACCTCGGGCTCCTGCAGGGCATCGAGACGGCCATCCGGGCGGCGGCCGCCGCGAGTGACCGGATGGACCTGGTGCTGGTCGGCTCCGGCGCGGGTGAGGACGGCGCCCGTCGATTGGCCGCCGACCTGGGTGCCGACAACGTGCGGTTCATCGGTCGGCGTCCGCCCGAACAGATGGCGGAGCTGTACGCGGCAGCGCAATGGCAACTTTTGTGCCTGCGCGACGTACCCGCCCTGCGCGCCGCCGTCCCGTCGAAGCTGCAGGCCGCGTTGGCCTGCGGTGTTCCGGTGATCGCTGCCGCGGGCGGCGACACTGCGGCCCTTGTCCGGTCGGCCGGGGTCGGTCTCGTCTGCCCGCCAGAGGACTGGCGGGCGCTCGCCGAAAGGTTCGTGGAAGCGTCCGACCAGCCGGCCGCCACGCGGCAGGCCATGGCGGACCGGGCCCGCCAGGTGTACCGCGATCGGATGTCCCTGCGCGTAGGCGTCGATCAGTTCGAAGACATCCTGACCAAGGTGGCAGCGCAGAGAGGACGGGCATGA
- the wecB gene encoding non-hydrolyzing UDP-N-acetylglucosamine 2-epimerase, translating into MTRIMTVVGTRPEIIRLSRVLTRLDSTVDHTLIHTGQNWDPTLSDVFFTELRLRQPDRFLEVDTSSLGRVLGGVLVGMEAAIAEVRPDALLVLGDTNSCIAALMARRMRVPVYHMEAGNRCFDLNVPEETNRRLVDHVADFNLVYTEHARRNLLAEGLHPRRILHTGSPMREVLEHYRAPIASSTILRRLELDRGGYFLVSAHREENVDRPDRLRRLLDCLVAVRDRWGRPVLVSTHPRTRKRLEALAPDATALDGIAFHEPFGLLDYVHLETKAYCTLSDSGTISEEAAILGFPAVTLRESIERPEALDAGGIIMTGLDPQGVVEAVEVTVAQVATQGVPCPVDYQVPDTSRRVVDFILSTVRRHHDWAGIRR; encoded by the coding sequence ATGACCCGCATCATGACAGTGGTTGGCACCCGGCCGGAGATCATTCGACTGTCCCGGGTGCTTACCAGACTGGACAGCACGGTCGACCACACACTGATTCACACGGGGCAGAACTGGGACCCGACCCTGTCCGACGTGTTCTTCACCGAGCTGCGACTGCGCCAGCCGGACCGGTTCCTGGAGGTCGACACGTCGTCGCTCGGCCGGGTGCTCGGCGGGGTGCTGGTCGGCATGGAGGCGGCGATCGCCGAGGTGCGGCCGGATGCGCTGCTGGTGCTGGGCGACACGAACAGCTGCATCGCCGCCCTGATGGCGCGACGGATGCGGGTGCCGGTCTACCACATGGAGGCCGGCAACCGGTGCTTCGATCTGAACGTGCCGGAGGAGACCAACCGGCGGCTGGTCGACCACGTGGCCGACTTCAACCTCGTCTACACCGAACACGCCCGGCGTAACCTGCTCGCCGAGGGCCTGCACCCGCGGCGGATCCTGCACACCGGCTCGCCGATGCGGGAGGTGCTGGAGCACTATCGTGCACCGATCGCCAGCTCGACCATTCTGCGGCGGCTGGAGCTCGATCGAGGCGGGTACTTCCTGGTCAGTGCCCACCGCGAGGAGAACGTGGACCGTCCCGACCGGCTTCGTCGGCTCCTGGACTGTCTTGTCGCAGTGCGGGACAGGTGGGGCCGCCCGGTGCTGGTCTCCACCCATCCGCGCACCCGTAAACGGCTGGAGGCGCTGGCCCCGGACGCGACCGCTCTGGACGGCATCGCCTTCCATGAGCCGTTCGGCCTGCTCGACTACGTGCACCTGGAGACCAAGGCTTACTGCACTCTGTCGGACAGTGGAACGATCAGCGAGGAGGCCGCCATCCTCGGCTTCCCCGCTGTGACGCTGCGCGAGTCCATCGAACGTCCGGAGGCGCTCGACGCCGGCGGCATCATCATGACCGGCCTCGACCCGCAGGGCGTGGTCGAGGCGGTCGAGGTGACCGTGGCGCAGGTCGCTACCCAGGGGGTGCCCTGCCCGGTCGACTACCAGGTGCCGGACACCTCCCGGCGGGTGGTCGACTTCATCCTCTCCACGGTCCGCCGGCACCACGACTGGGCGGGCATCCGCCGCTGA
- a CDS encoding nucleoside-diphosphate sugar epimerase/dehydratase — MPQDTENTQHADRQARRARARQRTAGFLATDTTAWVGGFVTAAWTRFEFQPPPGQLGRAAAVGVVAAVVHVAVAALRRLYSGRHPLGSLQEVQGVAGTAITTGGIVLLALLPSGERPVPASTPLVGGALALLFMLGARFAYRHRRDLAMRPDVRSSTPVLLFGMGDAGQGLLRAMLSDPRGRYLPVGALDDDRDKSDLRIGGVRVLGGRQDVGTSVRRTGATTVIFSVANADAALIRQIREATLEAGAVFKVLPPMRDLVDHRITVTDVRDVQVSDLLGRRQVVGDLPLSTNSLTGRRILVTGAGGSIGSELCRQVMKANPGELMMLDRDESALHSLQMSLAGRAMLDGPELILADLRDDEGIRRIIRERRPEIIFHAAALKHLTLLQRHPGEAIKTNVWGTLSVLDACQDVAKFVNISTDKAADPISVLGYSKRITERLTAHAASRFPGTFLSVRFGNVLSSRGSVVTAFQRQIETGKPLTVTHPDVTRYLMTLQEAVHLVLQAAEIGRDGEALVLDMGDPVRIVDLARQMADQASSSVPIVYTGLRPGEKLHEDLLGTGEVDTRPLHPLVSHVAVPPLDPMEVSGLDPYEDAAKVVEHLALLCTQPTDPVVEGPLGVPLQSR; from the coding sequence ATGCCGCAGGACACCGAGAACACGCAGCACGCGGACCGGCAGGCGCGGCGGGCCAGGGCCCGTCAGCGCACGGCCGGGTTCCTCGCCACCGACACCACCGCATGGGTCGGTGGATTCGTCACGGCCGCGTGGACCCGGTTCGAGTTCCAGCCGCCCCCGGGACAACTGGGACGGGCAGCAGCGGTCGGCGTCGTGGCGGCGGTCGTACACGTGGCGGTGGCGGCGCTACGCCGGCTCTACTCCGGACGACACCCGCTGGGCAGTCTGCAGGAGGTTCAGGGCGTCGCCGGGACCGCCATCACGACGGGGGGCATCGTGCTGCTCGCCCTGCTGCCGTCCGGCGAGCGACCGGTTCCGGCGAGCACCCCGCTGGTCGGCGGCGCGCTGGCCCTGCTCTTCATGCTCGGCGCCCGGTTCGCGTACCGGCACCGCCGCGACCTCGCCATGCGGCCGGACGTCCGGTCGTCGACGCCCGTGCTGCTGTTCGGGATGGGTGACGCCGGCCAGGGCCTGCTGCGCGCGATGCTCAGCGACCCGCGCGGCCGGTACCTGCCGGTCGGCGCGCTCGACGACGACCGCGACAAGAGCGACCTGCGCATCGGCGGGGTGCGCGTGCTGGGTGGACGGCAGGACGTCGGCACCTCGGTCCGGCGTACCGGCGCCACCACCGTCATCTTCTCGGTGGCCAACGCGGACGCCGCGTTGATCCGCCAGATCCGCGAGGCCACCCTGGAGGCCGGAGCGGTCTTCAAGGTGCTGCCACCGATGCGGGACCTGGTCGACCACCGGATCACCGTCACCGACGTCCGGGACGTGCAGGTCAGCGATCTGCTCGGCCGACGGCAGGTGGTCGGCGACCTGCCGTTGAGCACCAACAGCCTGACCGGCCGGCGGATCCTGGTCACCGGCGCCGGCGGGTCGATCGGCTCCGAGCTGTGCCGTCAGGTGATGAAGGCCAACCCGGGCGAACTGATGATGCTCGACCGGGACGAGTCGGCCCTGCACAGTCTTCAGATGTCGCTCGCCGGGCGGGCCATGCTGGACGGGCCCGAGCTGATCCTCGCCGACCTTCGCGACGACGAGGGAATTCGGCGGATCATCCGGGAGCGCCGGCCGGAGATCATTTTCCACGCGGCGGCGCTCAAGCACCTGACGCTGCTGCAGCGGCATCCGGGCGAGGCGATCAAGACCAACGTCTGGGGCACCCTGTCGGTGCTGGACGCCTGCCAGGACGTGGCGAAGTTCGTCAACATCTCCACGGACAAGGCCGCAGATCCGATCAGCGTCCTCGGCTACTCGAAGCGGATCACCGAGCGGTTGACGGCACACGCCGCGTCCCGGTTCCCCGGCACGTTCCTCAGCGTCCGGTTCGGCAACGTGCTGAGCAGTCGCGGCTCGGTGGTGACGGCCTTCCAACGGCAGATCGAGACCGGCAAGCCGCTGACCGTCACCCACCCGGACGTCACCCGCTACCTGATGACCCTGCAGGAGGCCGTCCACCTGGTGCTTCAGGCCGCCGAGATCGGCCGGGACGGTGAGGCGCTGGTGCTCGACATGGGCGACCCGGTGCGGATCGTCGACCTGGCACGCCAGATGGCCGACCAGGCGTCCAGTTCCGTGCCCATCGTCTACACCGGTCTGCGGCCCGGCGAGAAGCTGCACGAGGATCTGCTCGGGACCGGCGAGGTCGACACCCGACCGCTGCACCCCCTGGTGTCCCATGTGGCCGTGCCGCCGCTCGACCCTATGGAGGTCAGCGGGCTCGACCCGTACGAGGACGCGGCGAAGGTCGTCGAGCACCTCGCGCTGCTCTGCACCCAGCCGACCGACCCGGTGGTGGAGGGTCCTCTGGGCGTACCACTGCAGTCGCGCTGA
- a CDS encoding acetyltransferase has translation MTTGLVVVGCGGHGREVLTIARAVNEAAGRPIWQLLGVVDDRPSEENLKRLQRLDVPYLGDVAWLRDAPPATRHLIGIGDPRIRRAIGGRIDGYDTEAASLVHPDATIGPDTEYGPGFVAFAGARVTTNVTLGRHVHLNQNATVGHDSRLADYVSVNPLAAVSGDCHLGEGVLIGTTAAVLQGLRIGQDSTVGAGACVVRDVPDQVTVKGVPAR, from the coding sequence GTGACAACGGGACTGGTGGTGGTCGGCTGCGGCGGCCACGGCCGGGAGGTGCTGACCATCGCCCGGGCAGTCAACGAGGCCGCCGGCCGGCCGATCTGGCAACTGCTGGGCGTCGTCGACGACCGACCCAGCGAAGAGAACCTGAAACGGTTGCAGCGACTCGACGTGCCGTACCTCGGGGACGTGGCCTGGCTGCGCGACGCGCCCCCGGCCACCCGACACCTCATCGGGATCGGCGATCCCCGGATCCGCCGCGCCATCGGCGGCCGCATCGACGGGTACGACACCGAGGCCGCGAGTCTCGTCCACCCGGACGCCACCATCGGGCCGGACACCGAGTACGGGCCGGGTTTCGTGGCCTTCGCGGGAGCCAGGGTCACCACGAACGTCACCCTCGGCCGGCACGTCCATCTCAACCAGAACGCCACCGTCGGCCACGACAGCCGCCTCGCGGACTACGTCTCGGTCAACCCGCTCGCCGCCGTGTCCGGTGACTGCCACCTGGGCGAGGGCGTGCTGATCGGGACCACCGCCGCAGTGCTCCAGGGCCTGCGGATCGGGCAGGACAGCACGGTCGGGGCCGGGGCCTGCGTCGTCCGGGACGTACCCGATCAGGTGACGGTCAAGGGCGTTCCGGCCCGCTGA